A stretch of Brassica rapa cultivar Chiifu-401-42 chromosome A08, CAAS_Brap_v3.01, whole genome shotgun sequence DNA encodes these proteins:
- the LOC103835794 gene encoding 4-coumarate--CoA ligase-like 8 isoform X4 has protein sequence MTNSIRSSSTSSSLIDPRSGFCNANSTFYSKRKPLPLPANTSLDVTTFISSQPHRGTTAFIDAATGHHLSFSELWTAVNRVADCLHRDVGVRKGDVVLVLSPNSISIPIVCLSVMSLGAVVTTANPLNTAGEISRQMADSNPVLAFTTPELSQKLAGSGISVVLERVGPTRGVRVVGYLSEMMNKEPRGKNRVRDRVHQDDTAMLLYSSGTTGRSKGVISSHGNLIAHVARHLVEPMDPYEIFLCTVPMFHTFGLLNYVMATASLGSTVVILRRFELHEMLAAVVKYRATTLVLVTPVVVAMMNGADLIKAKYDLSSLRIVRCGGAPLSKEVTEGFIEKYPTVDIFQGYALTESNGAGGSIDTVEESRRYGAVGLLSSGVEARIVDPDTGRVMGVNRTGELWLKGPSIAKGFRIKKQDNVRWLTYRASLRAISLIYKLLTSSLNRWHRIRK, from the coding sequence ATGACAAACTCCATAAGATCATCATCAACATCTTCATCTCTCATCGATCCTAGAAGTGGTTTCTGCAATGCAAACTCGACGTTTTACAGTAAACGCAAACCATTGCCACTTCCGGCGAACACCTCACTCGACGTCACCACTTTCATCTCCTCCCAACCTCACCGCGGCACAACAGCCTTCATCGACGCCGCCACGGGCCACCACCTAAGCTTCTCCGAGCTCTGGACGGCCGTAAACCGTGTCGCCGACTGTCTCCACCGCGACGTTGGAGTAAGAAAAGGCGACGTCGTGCTCGTCCTATCTCCCAACTCCATCTCCATCCCCATCGTCTGCCTCTCCGTCATGTCTCTCGGCGCCGTCGTCACCACCGCGAATCCTCTCAACACCGCCGGTGAGATTTCAAGACAGATGGCAGACAGTAACCCGGTTCTCGCCTTCACAACCCCTGAGCTGAGTCAGAAACTCGCCGGTTCAGGTATCTCCGTTGTACTCGAGCGAGTGGGACCCACTCGTGGAGTCAGAGTCGTTGGTTATCTGAGTGAGATGATGAATAAGGAGCCGAGAGGGAAGAACCGAGTCAGAGACCGAGTCCACCAGGACGACACGGCGATGCTTCTCTACTCGTCGGGAACCACAGGACGTAGCAAGGGAGTGATATCGTCTCACGGGAACTTAATCGCACACGTGGCGAGACACCTCGTCGAGCCGATGGACCCGTACGAGATCTTCCTCTGCACCGTTCCGATGTTCCACACGTTCGGTTTGTTGAACTACGTCATGGCCACCGCATCGTTAGGCTCCACGGTCGTGATCCTCCGGAGATTCGAGCTACACGAGATGCTGGCGGCGGTTGTGAAGTACAGAGCCACGACGCTGGTTCTGGTGACGCCGGTTGTAGTAGCTATGATGAACGGAGCAGATCTGATCAAGGCGAAGTACGACCTGAGCTCACTGAGAATAGTTAGGTGCGGTGGAGCTCCGTTGAGCAAGGAGGTTACGGAAGGGTTTATAGAGAAGTATCCAACGGTTGATATTTTTCAGGGTTACGCTTTGACGGAATCTAACGGTGCAGGAGGTTCTATTGATACGGTGGAGGAGAGCCGGAGATACGGTGCGGTGGGGTTGTTGTCGTCCGGTGTGGAAGCGAGGATTGTGGATCCGGATACGGGTCGGGTCATGGGTGTTAATAGAACGGGTGAGCTCTGGCTTAAAGGGCCTTCTATTGCCAAAG
- the LOC103835794 gene encoding 4-coumarate--CoA ligase-like 8 isoform X3 — protein MTNSIRSSSTSSSLIDPRSGFCNANSTFYSKRKPLPLPANTSLDVTTFISSQPHRGTTAFIDAATGHHLSFSELWTAVNRVADCLHRDVGVRKGDVVLVLSPNSISIPIVCLSVMSLGAVVTTANPLNTAGEISRQMADSNPVLAFTTPELSQKLAGSGISVVLERVGPTRGVRVVGYLSEMMNKEPRGKNRVRDRVHQDDTAMLLYSSGTTGRSKGVISSHGNLIAHVARHLVEPMDPYEIFLCTVPMFHTFGLLNYVMATASLGSTVVILRRFELHEMLAAVVKYRATTLVLVTPVVVAMMNGADLIKAKYDLSSLRIVRCGGAPLSKEVTEGFIEKYPTVDIFQGYALTESNGAGGSIDTVEESRRYGAVGLLSSGVEARIVDPDTGRVMGVNRTGELWLKGPSIAKGYFKNEEATKESFNLQGWLKTGDLCYIDDDGFLFTVDRLKELIKYKGYQVRQVFIVSCQLIRLTKQ, from the exons ATGACAAACTCCATAAGATCATCATCAACATCTTCATCTCTCATCGATCCTAGAAGTGGTTTCTGCAATGCAAACTCGACGTTTTACAGTAAACGCAAACCATTGCCACTTCCGGCGAACACCTCACTCGACGTCACCACTTTCATCTCCTCCCAACCTCACCGCGGCACAACAGCCTTCATCGACGCCGCCACGGGCCACCACCTAAGCTTCTCCGAGCTCTGGACGGCCGTAAACCGTGTCGCCGACTGTCTCCACCGCGACGTTGGAGTAAGAAAAGGCGACGTCGTGCTCGTCCTATCTCCCAACTCCATCTCCATCCCCATCGTCTGCCTCTCCGTCATGTCTCTCGGCGCCGTCGTCACCACCGCGAATCCTCTCAACACCGCCGGTGAGATTTCAAGACAGATGGCAGACAGTAACCCGGTTCTCGCCTTCACAACCCCTGAGCTGAGTCAGAAACTCGCCGGTTCAGGTATCTCCGTTGTACTCGAGCGAGTGGGACCCACTCGTGGAGTCAGAGTCGTTGGTTATCTGAGTGAGATGATGAATAAGGAGCCGAGAGGGAAGAACCGAGTCAGAGACCGAGTCCACCAGGACGACACGGCGATGCTTCTCTACTCGTCGGGAACCACAGGACGTAGCAAGGGAGTGATATCGTCTCACGGGAACTTAATCGCACACGTGGCGAGACACCTCGTCGAGCCGATGGACCCGTACGAGATCTTCCTCTGCACCGTTCCGATGTTCCACACGTTCGGTTTGTTGAACTACGTCATGGCCACCGCATCGTTAGGCTCCACGGTCGTGATCCTCCGGAGATTCGAGCTACACGAGATGCTGGCGGCGGTTGTGAAGTACAGAGCCACGACGCTGGTTCTGGTGACGCCGGTTGTAGTAGCTATGATGAACGGAGCAGATCTGATCAAGGCGAAGTACGACCTGAGCTCACTGAGAATAGTTAGGTGCGGTGGAGCTCCGTTGAGCAAGGAGGTTACGGAAGGGTTTATAGAGAAGTATCCAACGGTTGATATTTTTCAGGGTTACGCTTTGACGGAATCTAACGGTGCAGGAGGTTCTATTGATACGGTGGAGGAGAGCCGGAGATACGGTGCGGTGGGGTTGTTGTCGTCCGGTGTGGAAGCGAGGATTGTGGATCCGGATACGGGTCGGGTCATGGGTGTTAATAGAACGGGTGAGCTCTGGCTTAAAGGGCCTTCTATTGCCAAAG GTTATTTTAAGAATGAAGAAGCTACAAAAGAAAGTTTTAATTTACAAGGATGGCTTAAAACTGGAGATCTTTGCTACATTGACGATGATGGGTTTCTTTTTACTGTTGATCGATTGAAAGAGCTAATCAAATACAAAGGTTATCAGGTTAGACAG gTCTTCATTGTATCATGTCAATTAATTAGGCTTACCAAACAATAA